The Bordetella sp. FB-8 genome includes a window with the following:
- a CDS encoding lipoprotein-releasing ABC transporter permease subunit: MGRWWRRAGKGRRDRFVSFIAATSMAGIALGVAALIIVLSVMNGFQKDVRDRMLSVLPNIQLYIAGASPEEALPQWQRYADMAKKNPAVRGAAPFVSAQAMVVRGQTLRGVQVQGIDPALEGNVSQVPKEMVAGKLGDLKPGSFSVVLGSDLAAALGVRIGDTVLMLAPQGSISPAGFAPRMRQFTVVGVFSSGNYEYDSSLAFIDTEDAAKMFRDSGTAGVRLRVADMQRAPQVAAELSKVLPPYVIASDWTRNNRTWFAAVQTEKRMMFLILALIVAVAAFNLLSSLVMAVKDKQSDIAILRTLGAGPREIARIFLVQGSLIGVAGTLGGVLFGMLIAYNIETIVPFIEHLFGVHFLAPQVYFISELPSDPQVSDIVTIGVTSLVLSLLATLYPSWRASRLQPAQVLRHD; the protein is encoded by the coding sequence ATGGGCCGCTGGTGGCGGCGCGCGGGCAAGGGGCGGCGCGACCGCTTCGTCTCGTTCATCGCGGCCACGAGCATGGCCGGAATCGCCCTGGGGGTGGCTGCGCTGATCATCGTGCTGTCGGTCATGAACGGCTTCCAGAAGGACGTGCGCGACCGCATGCTGTCGGTGCTGCCGAACATCCAGCTCTACATCGCGGGCGCCTCGCCGGAAGAAGCGCTGCCGCAGTGGCAGCGATATGCCGACATGGCCAAGAAAAACCCAGCAGTGCGCGGCGCCGCGCCTTTCGTTTCGGCCCAGGCCATGGTGGTTCGAGGTCAGACCCTGCGCGGGGTGCAGGTGCAGGGCATCGATCCGGCACTGGAAGGCAATGTGTCTCAGGTCCCCAAGGAAATGGTCGCAGGCAAGCTCGGCGATCTCAAGCCGGGCAGTTTCAGCGTGGTGCTGGGCAGCGACCTGGCCGCCGCGTTGGGCGTGAGGATCGGCGACACGGTGCTGATGCTGGCGCCGCAGGGCAGTATCAGCCCGGCGGGTTTCGCGCCGCGCATGCGCCAGTTCACCGTCGTCGGTGTCTTCTCGTCGGGCAATTACGAGTACGATTCCTCGCTCGCGTTCATCGATACCGAAGACGCGGCAAAAATGTTCCGGGACAGCGGCACGGCGGGGGTGCGCCTGCGGGTGGCCGACATGCAGCGCGCGCCCCAGGTCGCCGCCGAATTGTCGAAGGTGCTGCCGCCTTACGTCATCGCCAGCGACTGGACGCGCAACAATCGCACCTGGTTCGCGGCGGTGCAGACCGAAAAGCGCATGATGTTCCTGATCCTGGCGCTGATCGTGGCGGTCGCCGCTTTCAATCTGCTTTCTTCCCTGGTGATGGCCGTCAAGGATAAACAGTCCGACATCGCCATCTTGCGCACGCTGGGCGCCGGCCCGCGTGAAATCGCGCGGATATTCCTCGTGCAGGGCAGCCTGATCGGCGTGGCGGGCACACTGGGGGGCGTGCTGTTTGGCATGCTCATTGCATACAATATCGAAACCATTGTGCCTTTCATCGAACATCTTTTCGGCGTGCATTTTCTGGCGCCCCAGGTGTATTTCATCAGCGAGTTGCCATCTGATCCGCAGGTTTCGGACATCGTCACCATAGGTGTGACCTCGTTGGTGCTCTCGCTCCTGGCTACCCTGTATCCCAGTTGGCGCGCTTCGCGCCTGCAACCGGCCCAGGTGCTGCGCCATGACTGA
- the recJ gene encoding single-stranded-DNA-specific exonuclease RecJ, producing MVSPRLTSRPTDANARRALEAAGIHPLLSRLWASRGVTHPDQTRLAWPAMLPPNQLTQAGHAAALLADAIQQGKRMLIVADYDCDGATACAVGLRALGAMGAEVDFLVPNRFETGYGLSPAVVDLALRHANGKPDLIITVDNGIASVDGVAAANAAGIGVVVTDHHLPGDQLPAALAIVNPNQPGCGFASKNLAGVGVIFYLMLALRAELRSRGIYPPDGGPRLDALADLVALGTVADVVRLDPNNRLLVTQGLARMRSGRMQPGLRALFAVAAREPREASSFDLGFALGPRINAAGRLADMSLGIACLTTDDEAQALDMARQLDQINRERRGIEAEMRDQAMAAMAAEPDAASGASVCVYDESWHQGVVGLVASRLKEKFWRPTLAFAPAGDDEMRGSGRSIPDVHLRDALDLVSKRHPGLIRKFGGHAMAAGLTLGRTDFADFSRAFDAAVRELTGREAFEPLIETDGPLESGYANAEVAGLLQQQVWGAGFAAPLFLDEFSVQGQRLVGGKHMKLSLQRDRQRFDAIWFNHDQPLPERIQAAYRLEQNIWNGIINVQLVIEHAQ from the coding sequence GTGGTCTCGCCCCGTCTGACCTCGCGTCCCACGGACGCCAACGCGCGCCGCGCGCTCGAAGCCGCCGGCATCCATCCGCTGCTATCGCGCCTGTGGGCCTCCCGCGGCGTCACCCACCCCGACCAGACGCGCCTGGCATGGCCGGCCATGTTGCCGCCGAACCAGCTCACACAAGCGGGCCATGCTGCCGCCTTGCTGGCCGATGCCATTCAGCAAGGCAAGCGGATGCTCATCGTGGCGGACTACGATTGCGATGGCGCCACGGCCTGCGCCGTAGGGCTGCGCGCCCTCGGCGCCATGGGCGCCGAGGTCGACTTTCTCGTGCCCAATCGGTTCGAAACCGGCTACGGCCTGTCGCCTGCCGTGGTCGATCTGGCCTTGCGCCATGCCAATGGCAAACCTGATCTCATCATCACCGTGGACAACGGCATCGCCAGCGTCGATGGCGTAGCCGCGGCCAACGCCGCTGGCATCGGCGTAGTCGTCACCGACCACCACCTGCCCGGCGACCAGTTGCCCGCGGCGCTGGCCATCGTCAACCCGAATCAGCCCGGCTGCGGCTTTGCCTCCAAGAACCTGGCCGGCGTGGGTGTGATCTTCTATCTGATGCTGGCCCTGCGCGCCGAACTACGATCGCGCGGCATCTACCCGCCCGACGGCGGCCCGCGCCTGGACGCCCTGGCCGATCTGGTGGCCCTGGGAACGGTGGCCGACGTGGTCAGGCTCGATCCCAACAACCGCCTGCTCGTCACCCAAGGCCTGGCGCGCATGCGCAGCGGCCGTATGCAGCCCGGCCTGCGCGCACTCTTTGCCGTGGCTGCGCGCGAACCGCGCGAAGCCAGCAGCTTCGACCTGGGCTTTGCCTTGGGCCCACGCATCAACGCGGCCGGCCGCCTGGCCGACATGAGTCTGGGCATCGCCTGCCTGACCACCGACGACGAGGCTCAGGCCCTGGACATGGCCCGCCAGCTCGACCAGATCAACCGCGAACGCCGCGGCATCGAGGCCGAAATGCGCGATCAGGCCATGGCGGCCATGGCGGCCGAACCCGACGCGGCATCGGGCGCCTCGGTCTGCGTCTACGATGAGTCCTGGCACCAAGGCGTGGTGGGCCTGGTTGCTTCGCGACTGAAAGAAAAATTCTGGCGCCCTACCTTGGCCTTCGCGCCAGCAGGGGACGATGAAATGCGCGGTTCCGGCCGTTCGATTCCCGATGTGCATCTGCGCGATGCGCTGGATCTGGTTTCCAAGCGCCATCCCGGACTCATACGCAAATTCGGCGGTCACGCCATGGCCGCCGGCCTGACCCTGGGCCGCACCGACTTTGCGGACTTTTCACGCGCCTTCGATGCCGCCGTGCGCGAGCTCACCGGCCGAGAAGCCTTCGAACCGCTTATCGAAACCGACGGCCCGCTCGAATCCGGCTACGCCAACGCCGAAGTCGCCGGCCTGCTGCAGCAGCAGGTATGGGGAGCAGGCTTCGCCGCGCCGCTTTTCCTGGATGAATTCAGCGTGCAAGGGCAGCGTCTGGTCGGTGGCAAGCATATGAAGCTATCCCTGCAGCGCGACCGCCAGCGCTTCGATGCCATCTGGTTCAACCACGACCAGCCCTTGCCCGAGCGCATTCAGGCCGCCTATCGACTGGAACAGAACATCTGGAACGGCATAATCAACGTTCAATTGGTAATCGAGCACGCGCAGTAA
- a CDS encoding ABC transporter ATP-binding protein, whose protein sequence is MAKLDITQLSKAFGGRPVIADFSLHISSGSLMAILGPSGSGKTTLLRLLCGFERAQAGTIRIGERIVSGPGVHVQPEQRRIGYVAQEGALFPHLSVADNIVFGLSRAQRRAHHRVAELLELVGLPQAYAARPPQHLSGGEQQRVALARALAASPSVVLLDEPFSALDAALRNDTRNAVVHALQATGATAVLVTHDQAEALSMGDHVAVLWQGRLAQVATPQELYRAPATRELARFVGEAVLLESVVAEHRALCSLGSLPLSAPTAPGPAQVMLRPEQILLLPEPMPDAVPAQVERIVFMGAHANVQLTLPASGERIAARVSGQSALVPGARMWVSVCGPAVAYPC, encoded by the coding sequence ATGGCCAAACTGGATATCACGCAATTGAGCAAGGCATTCGGCGGGCGCCCGGTCATTGCCGATTTCAGCCTGCACATTAGCAGCGGCAGCCTGATGGCCATCCTTGGCCCGTCCGGCAGCGGCAAGACCACGCTGCTGCGCCTGCTTTGCGGTTTCGAGCGCGCTCAGGCCGGGACAATACGCATAGGCGAGCGCATCGTGTCCGGCCCGGGCGTGCATGTGCAGCCCGAGCAGCGCCGCATCGGCTACGTGGCGCAGGAAGGCGCGTTGTTCCCGCATCTTTCCGTGGCCGACAACATCGTGTTCGGCCTGTCGCGCGCGCAACGCCGGGCGCATCACCGGGTTGCCGAGCTGCTGGAGCTGGTCGGACTGCCTCAAGCCTACGCCGCGCGGCCTCCGCAGCATCTGTCTGGCGGCGAGCAGCAGCGCGTCGCTTTGGCACGCGCCCTGGCGGCATCACCCTCGGTTGTGCTGCTGGACGAACCCTTCTCCGCATTAGATGCGGCGCTGCGTAACGACACCCGCAACGCCGTCGTCCATGCATTGCAGGCCACTGGGGCCACCGCCGTTCTAGTGACCCACGACCAGGCGGAAGCGCTTTCCATGGGCGATCACGTCGCGGTCCTGTGGCAGGGCCGGCTGGCGCAGGTCGCCACGCCGCAGGAACTGTACCGGGCGCCCGCTACGCGCGAGCTGGCACGTTTCGTCGGCGAAGCCGTGTTGCTCGAAAGCGTCGTTGCTGAGCATCGCGCCCTCTGCTCGCTGGGCTCGCTGCCGCTGTCCGCGCCCACCGCGCCGGGACCTGCCCAGGTGATGTTGCGGCCCGAGCAGATACTCCTGCTGCCCGAGCCGATGCCCGACGCTGTGCCCGCGCAAGTGGAGCGCATCGTATTCATGGGTGCGCATGCCAATGTGCAATTGACGCTGCCGGCCAGCGGCGAACGCATCGCCGCGCGCGTGAGCGGGCAGTCGGCGCTCGTGCCCGGCGCGCGCATGTGGGTGTCGGTCTGCGGCCCGGCGGTCGCCTATCCTTGTTGA
- a CDS encoding ABC transporter permease subunit produces MSMASGGGFESGVPTGCATRARRRAPRGLLAAASASAALVLVPLLVIVAQALQAGLGRAVTLLWRPLVGELLLNTLLIVGATTCLCAVLGTMAAWFVERTDLPGRRIWSVLLAGPLAVPAFITSYAWISLSPQFQGFVGALLVVTSSYYPLVLLPVAASLRGLDPALEETARSLGCGPWRCFLRVVLPQLRPSLLGGMLMVALGVLAEFGAFSLLRFRTFTTQIYAQYRTGFNGAGAALLACALLVLCLGCLAAEWKILGTARYDRVDRGVKRFASLYELGRARWPAVALCFAIALLALGMPLGMTAYWLTQHDSAAVSMTGSGLLDLLDTAWASVRLGVAGAALTTVLALPVGFLLVRYPGRYALFLERTVYLSQGLPGIVLALAIVTLAVRVLLPLYQSTLLLVVAYAIMFLPLALVSVRAALVQVQSKLEDAARSLGLRWYEVIWRVLLPLTGPGFAAAAALVFICVVTELTATLLLAPIGTETLATQIWNDTTTLAFAAAAPYAALLVVISLGGSWILTSLFGRSAASKT; encoded by the coding sequence ATGAGCATGGCATCGGGCGGGGGATTCGAGTCGGGTGTCCCTACCGGTTGCGCCACGCGGGCGCGCAGACGCGCGCCGCGCGGCCTGCTTGCCGCGGCCAGCGCGAGCGCGGCGCTCGTGCTGGTTCCCTTGCTCGTCATTGTGGCCCAGGCCCTGCAGGCAGGCCTGGGCCGGGCAGTCACGCTGCTGTGGCGGCCGCTGGTGGGTGAGTTGCTGTTGAACACCTTGCTGATCGTCGGTGCGACGACCTGTCTTTGTGCGGTGCTGGGCACCATGGCGGCATGGTTCGTGGAGCGCACCGATCTGCCTGGCCGTCGCATATGGTCGGTATTGCTGGCCGGCCCGCTGGCCGTGCCGGCGTTCATCACCAGCTATGCGTGGATATCCTTGAGTCCGCAGTTTCAGGGATTTGTCGGCGCCTTGCTGGTGGTGACCAGTTCCTATTATCCGCTGGTCCTGCTCCCGGTCGCCGCATCGCTGCGCGGCCTGGATCCTGCGCTGGAAGAAACGGCGCGGTCTCTGGGCTGTGGCCCCTGGCGCTGCTTCTTGCGCGTCGTGCTGCCGCAATTGCGCCCATCCTTGCTGGGTGGAATGCTAATGGTCGCGCTGGGCGTGCTGGCCGAGTTCGGCGCTTTCTCGCTACTGCGTTTTCGCACGTTCACCACCCAGATCTACGCACAATACCGCACCGGTTTTAATGGCGCGGGCGCGGCGCTGCTGGCCTGCGCACTGCTGGTGCTGTGTCTGGGCTGCCTGGCTGCCGAATGGAAGATACTGGGCACGGCGCGCTACGATCGTGTCGACCGCGGCGTGAAACGCTTTGCCTCGCTTTACGAACTCGGGCGCGCGCGCTGGCCGGCTGTGGCGCTGTGTTTCGCCATCGCGCTGCTGGCATTGGGCATGCCTCTGGGCATGACGGCCTATTGGCTGACGCAGCACGATTCCGCCGCCGTGTCCATGACCGGTTCCGGCTTGCTCGATCTGCTAGATACGGCCTGGGCTTCGGTGCGTCTGGGCGTGGCCGGCGCGGCGCTAACCACCGTTCTGGCGCTGCCCGTGGGTTTTCTGCTGGTGCGCTACCCGGGCCGCTACGCGCTCTTTCTAGAACGGACGGTTTACCTTTCACAGGGCTTGCCCGGCATCGTGCTGGCGCTGGCTATCGTGACGCTGGCAGTGCGCGTGCTGCTGCCGCTTTACCAGAGCACACTGCTGCTGGTCGTCGCCTATGCCATCATGTTCCTGCCGCTGGCACTGGTGAGCGTGCGGGCCGCGCTGGTCCAGGTTCAATCGAAGCTGGAGGACGCCGCCCGTTCGCTCGGTCTGCGCTGGTACGAGGTCATCTGGCGCGTCCTGCTGCCGTTGACAGGCCCCGGCTTCGCGGCGGCGGCAGCGCTGGTGTTCATCTGCGTCGTCACGGAATTGACCGCGACCTTGCTGCTGGCGCCCATAGGTACCGAAACGCTGGCCACTCAGATATGGAATGACACGACCACGCTGGCATTCGCCGCAGCTGCCCCGTACGCGGCGCTGCTGGTGGTGATTTCTCTGGGCGGTTCATGGATACTGACGTCCCTGTTCGGCCGTTCCGCCGCATCGAAAACCTGA
- a CDS encoding iron ABC transporter substrate-binding protein — MTQHFMVGRWMARTLRAATFGALVAGATFASPGAAWAASAPLTLYSAQHGQLVKLLVADFQKMTDAKVQVHSGEGPEVAAQLLAEGVHSPADVYFTENSPELTLLEEKGLLARLDASTLKQVPARYSSPQGEWVGVVARENVLAYNPSMMQASQLPASLMDLAKPEWKDRVAIAPADGDFLPLVSALVAIKGHDQTLNWLKGLKANAKIYDDDEGVVAAVNSGAVATGVVNNYYWARLHAEMGDKGTHSAIYHFGNGDVGALVNVSGAAVLKTAHDRALAQKFVAYLVSKRAQELMAKSKIDFEYPLHAGVAPDPLLKPFKQLQPPALTMQQLGDDSQAGDLLREAGLL; from the coding sequence ATGACCCAGCATTTCATGGTAGGCCGCTGGATGGCGCGCACGCTGCGCGCCGCCACGTTCGGCGCATTGGTGGCGGGCGCGACGTTTGCCTCGCCCGGTGCGGCCTGGGCGGCTTCGGCACCCCTGACGCTTTACAGCGCCCAGCACGGCCAATTGGTGAAACTACTGGTGGCCGATTTCCAGAAGATGACGGACGCCAAAGTGCAAGTGCATAGCGGCGAAGGCCCGGAAGTTGCCGCGCAATTGCTTGCCGAAGGCGTGCATTCGCCTGCTGATGTCTACTTCACCGAGAACTCGCCCGAACTGACGCTGCTCGAAGAGAAGGGGCTGCTCGCCAGGCTCGATGCGTCTACCCTGAAGCAGGTGCCCGCCCGCTATAGCTCGCCCCAGGGCGAATGGGTCGGCGTTGTCGCGCGTGAAAATGTGCTGGCCTACAACCCCTCGATGATGCAGGCGTCGCAACTGCCGGCTTCGCTGATGGATCTGGCCAAGCCCGAGTGGAAAGACAGGGTGGCCATCGCGCCGGCCGACGGCGATTTCCTGCCCCTGGTCAGCGCGCTCGTCGCGATCAAGGGGCACGATCAGACGCTGAACTGGCTCAAGGGCCTCAAGGCCAATGCCAAGATCTATGACGACGATGAAGGCGTTGTCGCGGCGGTGAACAGCGGCGCGGTGGCTACCGGCGTCGTCAACAACTACTACTGGGCCCGCCTGCACGCAGAAATGGGAGACAAGGGCACGCACAGCGCCATCTATCACTTTGGCAACGGCGATGTCGGTGCGCTGGTCAACGTTTCGGGCGCAGCGGTGCTCAAGACGGCCCACGATCGGGCCCTGGCGCAGAAGTTCGTCGCCTATCTGGTCAGCAAGCGCGCCCAGGAGCTGATGGCCAAGAGCAAGATCGATTTCGAATACCCGCTGCATGCCGGTGTCGCGCCTGATCCGCTGCTCAAACCTTTCAAGCAGCTGCAGCCTCCCGCGCTGACCATGCAGCAGCTGGGCGACGATAGCCAGGCCGGCGATTTGCTGCGCGAAGCAGGGCTGCTGTAA
- a CDS encoding carbohydrate porin gives MRKRIIGGAGAAWAITLAAAAPVWAATAAQDPDLNAQTQPKNQWTDIWTRSTLLGDMGGLRTWMGNHGLSLGLTETSEYLHNTSGGIKTGGAYDGLTTMTLGLDTQKAFGWQGGAFNASFMNLHGSDLSQTNLGSLNTASGIEQPRNWTRLWELWYDQKLPGNHFDVKIGQQSLDQEFMTSQNAGLFVNTMMGWPGVPSYDMPNGGPAYPLSALGVRLRAQITPSLTALVGVFDGNPLGNDPSNMHGTNFNVQNGALFIGELQYSVNGGSAGDGDRAAPGSGGLPGLYKIGVWYNTGAFADQRYDNTGLSLAAPNSTGVARQHRGNYSIYAVADQTIWQPDSEDSRALNVFARVMGSPGDRNLVSWSANTGLVLKKPFPGRDNDSLGIGLSYIRVGSHAAGYDQDGGNAVRSSETAVELTYQYQVTPWWQIQPDFQYTIHPGAGQNPNNPLLSLRNTFVVGVRTNITF, from the coding sequence TTGCGTAAACGTATCATTGGGGGCGCCGGAGCCGCCTGGGCCATCACGCTGGCCGCCGCCGCCCCAGTCTGGGCCGCAACCGCAGCGCAGGATCCCGACCTGAACGCCCAGACCCAGCCTAAAAATCAATGGACGGACATATGGACCCGCTCCACCCTGCTCGGCGACATGGGGGGGCTGCGCACATGGATGGGCAATCACGGCCTGTCGCTGGGGCTGACGGAAACCAGCGAATACCTCCACAACACCAGCGGCGGCATCAAGACCGGCGGCGCGTACGACGGCCTGACCACCATGACGCTGGGCCTGGACACGCAGAAAGCCTTCGGCTGGCAAGGCGGTGCGTTCAACGCCAGCTTCATGAACCTGCACGGTAGCGACCTGAGCCAAACCAATCTCGGCTCGCTCAATACCGCAAGCGGCATCGAACAGCCCCGGAATTGGACACGCCTGTGGGAACTCTGGTACGACCAGAAACTTCCGGGCAACCACTTCGATGTGAAGATCGGCCAGCAGAGTCTGGACCAGGAGTTCATGACGAGCCAGAACGCCGGGCTCTTCGTCAACACCATGATGGGTTGGCCCGGCGTGCCGTCCTACGACATGCCCAACGGGGGGCCGGCTTACCCGCTTTCGGCCCTGGGCGTACGTTTGCGCGCCCAGATCACACCCTCGCTTACCGCACTGGTGGGGGTGTTCGACGGCAACCCGCTGGGCAACGATCCGAGCAATATGCACGGCACGAACTTCAACGTGCAGAACGGCGCCCTATTCATCGGTGAACTGCAGTACTCGGTCAACGGCGGCAGCGCCGGCGATGGCGACAGGGCGGCCCCCGGCAGCGGCGGCCTGCCCGGCCTGTACAAGATTGGCGTCTGGTACAACACCGGCGCTTTCGCCGACCAGCGCTACGACAACACCGGCCTGTCGCTGGCCGCCCCCAACTCGACCGGCGTCGCGCGGCAGCATCGCGGCAACTACAGCATCTACGCTGTGGCCGACCAGACGATATGGCAGCCGGACTCCGAAGATTCCCGTGCCCTGAACGTCTTTGCCCGCGTCATGGGTTCGCCGGGCGATCGCAATCTGGTCAGTTGGTCCGCCAACACAGGCCTGGTGTTGAAAAAACCCTTTCCCGGCCGCGATAACGACAGTCTGGGCATCGGCCTGAGCTACATCCGCGTCGGCAGCCATGCCGCGGGCTACGACCAGGACGGCGGCAATGCCGTACGCAGTAGCGAAACCGCCGTGGAACTGACCTATCAGTACCAGGTCACGCCATGGTGGCAGATACAGCCCGACTTCCAGTACACGATCCATCCTGGCGCGGGCCAGAACCCGAACAATCCGCTGCTATCCCTGCGCAACACATTCGTCGTCGGCGTGCGCACCAACATCACGTTCTGA
- a CDS encoding YncE family protein, translating to MKPLFSFSTPHRAQGCRQAAAALLLSLATAAGTAHAAPQSFLETLRRNTTLINTVPDNGDQNPYAIVVAPVSAGTISKDDVLVDNFNNSANLQGTGSTIVDYHPGTKKMTLFAAIPRELKGCPGGIGLSTAMVMLKSGWVIVGSTPSNDGTPDTKGAGCLVVLDASGKVNSVISNPDINDPWGNMAVVDNGTRATLFLSNAGFGVGSAQGRPPVVKQATVLRMDLDIPAGQPPVVKRQTVIGSGFGAQADKGVFLIGPTGLALSPDRKKLYVSDAISDSVTVIEDPLTRTNSAGMGRTLTKEGLLHRPLAMAMPPNGHLLVTNALNGQVVEIDPATGKQLSARWIDVDKAQTPPGSGDLFGIAMTPAGDGFYYVQDDVNTLVLAK from the coding sequence ATGAAACCCCTTTTTTCTTTCTCAACCCCGCATCGGGCACAGGGTTGCAGGCAGGCTGCAGCCGCCCTGCTCCTGAGCCTGGCCACCGCAGCGGGCACGGCCCACGCCGCGCCGCAAAGCTTTCTTGAAACCTTGCGCCGCAACACCACGCTGATCAACACGGTTCCCGACAACGGCGATCAGAATCCCTACGCGATCGTCGTGGCGCCGGTCTCGGCGGGCACCATCAGCAAGGACGACGTGCTGGTGGACAATTTCAACAACTCGGCCAACCTGCAAGGCACGGGCAGCACCATCGTCGACTACCACCCCGGCACAAAGAAGATGACACTCTTTGCCGCCATCCCCCGCGAACTCAAGGGTTGCCCAGGCGGCATCGGCCTGTCCACCGCCATGGTGATGCTCAAGTCAGGCTGGGTGATCGTCGGCAGCACGCCCAGTAACGACGGCACCCCGGACACCAAGGGCGCGGGCTGCCTGGTTGTGCTCGACGCCAGCGGCAAGGTGAACTCGGTCATCAGCAACCCGGACATCAATGACCCCTGGGGTAATATGGCCGTGGTCGACAACGGTACGCGCGCGACGCTCTTCTTGAGCAACGCGGGCTTTGGCGTGGGCTCCGCCCAAGGCCGACCACCCGTGGTCAAACAGGCCACTGTGCTGCGCATGGACCTGGACATTCCCGCTGGCCAGCCGCCCGTCGTCAAGCGCCAGACCGTCATCGGCAGCGGCTTCGGCGCGCAGGCCGACAAAGGTGTGTTTCTGATTGGCCCAACCGGCCTGGCGCTCTCGCCCGACCGCAAGAAACTCTATGTCTCGGACGCGATCAGCGACAGCGTCACCGTCATTGAGGACCCGCTCACCCGTACCAATAGCGCAGGCATGGGCCGCACGCTGACCAAGGAGGGTTTGCTGCATCGGCCCTTGGCCATGGCCATGCCGCCAAACGGGCACCTGCTGGTCACCAACGCGCTCAACGGCCAGGTGGTCGAGATCGACCCGGCGACCGGCAAACAACTCTCCGCGCGCTGGATCGATGTCGATAAAGCCCAGACCCCTCCGGGCAGCGGCGACTTGTTCGGCATCGCCATGACGCCCGCAGGCGACGGCTTCTACTACGTCCAGGACGACGTGAATACCCTGGTGCTGGCCAAATGA
- the efeB gene encoding iron uptake transporter deferrochelatase/peroxidase subunit, producing MSSGHDETPPRPTRRSFLKAGGAAAVSAGALGARAVQARETTAAARMSQSVEPFYGEHQGGIITPQQSHAYVAALDLRTEKREDIIALLKTWTDMAARLTRGEPAAALKEPGDKPAADSGEALGLGASNLTLTLGFGPGIFTGNNGKDRYGLARHRPPQLVDLPHFNGDQLLPAKTGGDLFIQGCANDAQVAFHAVRQLVRAAYGCAQMRWGQAGFLCAPQGETPRNLMGFKDGTGNPRAQDAAQMKKFVWATEESPVWMRGGTYTVVRRIRITLEHWDQMERGFQESVIGRHKYSGAPLGGKHEMDPIDLDAVDKDGNSIIPDNCHVRLSNQALNNGAQILRRAYSYNEGTDFYIERWPPWRQDTEYDAGLIFIAHQSDPRTGFIPINDRLSKFDMMNQFTTHVGSALFACPPGVKPGSYIGAQLFEA from the coding sequence ATGAGTTCAGGACACGACGAAACGCCCCCGCGCCCTACCCGCCGCAGCTTTCTGAAAGCGGGCGGCGCGGCGGCTGTCTCGGCAGGCGCTCTGGGCGCGCGCGCCGTCCAAGCGCGAGAAACGACCGCGGCCGCTCGCATGAGCCAGAGCGTGGAGCCTTTTTATGGCGAACATCAAGGTGGCATCATCACGCCGCAGCAAAGCCACGCCTACGTCGCGGCGCTGGACCTGAGGACAGAAAAGCGCGAAGACATCATCGCCCTGCTCAAGACCTGGACCGACATGGCGGCCCGCCTGACACGCGGCGAACCCGCCGCGGCCCTGAAAGAGCCCGGAGACAAACCTGCCGCGGACTCGGGCGAAGCCCTCGGTCTGGGTGCGTCCAACCTCACGCTGACCTTAGGTTTCGGGCCTGGGATATTCACCGGAAACAACGGCAAGGACCGCTATGGCCTGGCCAGGCACCGGCCGCCCCAGCTCGTGGACCTGCCGCATTTCAACGGCGACCAGCTACTGCCCGCCAAAACAGGCGGCGACCTGTTCATCCAGGGCTGCGCCAACGATGCCCAGGTGGCCTTTCATGCCGTGCGCCAGTTGGTCCGCGCCGCCTATGGCTGTGCACAGATGCGCTGGGGGCAGGCGGGCTTTCTCTGCGCCCCCCAAGGCGAGACGCCGCGCAATCTCATGGGTTTCAAGGACGGCACCGGTAATCCCCGGGCGCAGGATGCGGCCCAGATGAAAAAATTCGTCTGGGCCACCGAGGAAAGCCCGGTATGGATGCGCGGGGGCACCTATACCGTCGTGCGCCGCATTCGCATCACGCTGGAGCACTGGGACCAAATGGAGCGCGGATTCCAGGAATCGGTCATCGGCCGCCACAAATACAGTGGCGCGCCGCTCGGCGGTAAACATGAGATGGACCCGATCGATCTGGACGCCGTGGACAAGGACGGCAATTCGATCATTCCGGACAATTGCCACGTCAGGTTGTCGAACCAGGCGCTGAACAACGGCGCGCAGATCCTGCGCCGCGCCTATTCCTACAATGAAGGCACCGACTTCTACATCGAGCGCTGGCCGCCCTGGCGGCAGGACACGGAATACGACGCCGGCTTGATATTCATCGCGCACCAGAGCGATCCGCGCACCGGCTTCATTCCAATCAACGACAGGCTGTCCAAATTCGACATGATGAACCAGTTCACCACCCACGTGGGCAGCGCCCTATTCGCCTGCCCGCCTGGCGTGAAACCCGGGTCGTATATCGGGGCGCAGCTGTTCGAAGCTTGA